The Candidatus Hydrogenedentota bacterium genome segment GAACAAGGTCTGGTAGTGCGCGGGAGGCATAGCGGGGAACGTCTCGTCGATACTGGTAGGCAGACTGCCTGCCGCAGGATCAATGAAATACCGGTAGAAGTTCACATAGCAGTTCAACGCAACGATGTCGTAACCGTGATCATTAAGGTGAATGGCATCGTCGCCATTGTTGCCGCCAACGGACGACTTCTCCCACGGGTAACTCGGATGTCCCCACGGCGCGGCATACTGCGCGGGGGCAAATACCGAATTGTAGCCCTCATAGAGGTGCATCTGGCCCCAGTTGTTCACATACGTCACGGCGGCGCCATATTCAATCGCCAGACTCCGTTGACGTTCACCCAACCGAATCAATGCCTCGTTCAACGTCCGCGGAATGGGCGAACCCAGGTTGACCCACACAAGCTGGTTGGCCTGGATGTTCAGCGTATCCCAGAGATTGATGTAGTCATAACTGCAGATCACGATATGAGCGTCTGGCCGTATGTTCAGAATATGCTGAATGACTGTCTCAATATTGTTCTGAATCGTATTGAACAGCGCATTCTCTGCCGCGGCCCCCATGGAGGCATACCACCCTCCGGCCGATTGGCCTGCCAGGAAGTCGTTGCCTCCCATGCTTAGGTGGATAAGATCGATAGATGGGTTGTTGTTGAGTTCGCTTGTAATGAGGGCTAGATTCGCCGGTTGCGCCCACCACGAAGCGGTGGTACCCCCGATCGCCGTTACATCGCCCTTCTCGATAACATTGCTGAATCCCGCGGCCGCGAACGTGTCGCGAAGGTTCTGGAAGTTCCACATCGCCTGCGTCCAACTGTCCCCAACCAGCAGGACCCGAGTGGTTTGTGCTTGCGCAATACCCGTCCCCACAAGACTGAGCATTGCCAGCACGACGACAAGTGTCGTAAACCGTACTCTCGCACAATTTGTCATGACATTCCTCTCCCGAGTGTCTAAGCTCTCATACTTTTCGACATTCAACAGGAAAGACTACCGAGCGTCTGGCGCTTCCGTCCCCGAATCACCTCCCCGCAGGTGCGCCCGTTTTGCCCCAAATAGCGGCACGATGCCCATCTGTCGCTCTTTTGGCTCCCAAATGCAATTACAGCCTAGCATAAATGACATGACATGTAAACGGGTCTGTGGAAGGGTTCTTGGAAGGGAGGGAAGACGATGTGGGCAGGACCGACGCCTGCCGCACATCGTGGTTAAGTAATTTGTGTGAAAGCCTTTACAAGATAACCGTCTCAAAAACGAGAATCGGTTTGCTGTGACACGCAACTAGTCTGCCGCGCTGGGTCACTATGTGAGCGTAGACGCGAGCCGCACGTAGCGACAACCCAGACAGGACATGAGCGCTAGGACCAGGGCGACACCAGGAAACGTCAGGGCAGGCACGCCTGGACCATCGTTCAAAGGGATGTCGGAATTGTAGCGGATTGACCCTCGGGCCCAGTTCTCCAATTGGGGCCAATAGCTGTCGATATCGTCCCCGTATTGATAGAAGTCAACGGCGAGTTTTGTGGGTGCCCCGCCCGGACCATATTCGATTTCAAGGATTTCAAAGTAGCCAGCCGACATGTTGTGCCCGCGTCCTTCACCTGAGAAGTCCATCCCGGCGGTTGTCGCGGAAGGATAGCGCTCGGCATTCCAATACATACCCACAGAAAGGGTTTGGCCTGTTGGCGGAAACAGAAGTAAAGTCCAGTCGGTCTCGTCCTCGGGTGGGGCGGAGTCCCAGTTATTCACCCAACACGAAAAACCGTCCCAGAATTGGGCGACGCTGTGGAATTCGAAACCGTCGGCTTCGGTCATTACGCGTGACTGGCCTTGGCCGACCCAACTTGTCGGGCTGCTGGTAAACGAAAACACATTGGCGGCATGAACTTGACAGCAAAATAGGACGAAAGCGAGCATCAAAAAGACACGAAATCCCCCGGTGCTTCTCATGACTACTACTCCCCTCTTACCGTGCACGAATGTGTGCTGTTCCATACTTCAGACAGACACTCGACCATGGTGCTCCTATACCGGCAAATTGTCAAGAAGCTTCGAATTTCAATATTTCTTTATAAGACTTCCGAATTTCATGCTATACGCATTATGCCGGATTGACATGGTTATAGAATTCGTTTAGACTCGTGTTTGTGCAGAAAAATCACACGAATCGCTTCTTAATGAGCGAATCCGGTGTGAACAAGATGCGGTCCTGGCGTAGTTGAGGCTCAGGACGGCTGGGAATGCCGTCTAACACGGTGGGGAAAGCATGCTTATTGAGTTTCGCGTAGCTAACTTTCGCTCGTTTAAGGGCGAGCAAGTCTTCAGCTTGGTGGCAAGTAAAGACTCCTCGTGCCCCGGCAATTTGATCCCCTGCGAAAAGTTCAACCTTCTGAAAGGGGCCGTCATTTACGGTCCCAACGCCTCCGGCAAGAGTAATCTGGTCAAGGCGATATCCTTCATGGACTGGTTCATTCGCAACTCCGCGACACGTATGAACCAAGGCGACAAGATCGAGGACATCATCCCGTTTCGTCTGGCGGTGGAATCGAAGACGCAACCTTCGCTCTTCGAAATCACCATGCTCGTGAAGGGCGTCCGGTACGAGTACGGATTCACGGCCACTACGGACCGCGTATTCGACGAGTGGCTCGTGGCGTGTCCCCCGGATGGGCGGCGGCAGCGCTGGCTTGAGCGCCAGTGCAATCTGGAAACAGGCGCGACCTCGTGGGCGTTCCGCGGCCCCCTCAAGTCGGTAAAGAAGATCCTGCGCGAGCGCACGCGCGACAATGGTCTGGCGCTTTCGCGCGGCGCGGAGCTTAACATTAAGCTTCTCAGCGATTTGTTCATGTGGATTCGTGAGAAGCTCTGGGTGTTCGACCTGTCGAACCGGCCGGTCGCGCTCATGCACAAGACTGCG includes the following:
- a CDS encoding ATP-binding protein, whose amino-acid sequence is MLIEFRVANFRSFKGEQVFSLVASKDSSCPGNLIPCEKFNLLKGAVIYGPNASGKSNLVKAISFMDWFIRNSATRMNQGDKIEDIIPFRLAVESKTQPSLFEITMLVKGVRYEYGFTATTDRVFDEWLVACPPDGRRQRWLERQCNLETGATSWAFRGPLKSVKKILRERTRDNGLALSRGAELNIKLLSDLFMWIREKLWVFDLSNRPVALMHKTAERFKHDHIFRERVIELVRQADFGIERITVGDDFIRPQDLPEKLKSLLSEKAVRDMVSSSFNVHTIHKVHGTDIEERFDFEKDESNGTQRFFAFAGPFLDALSRGVVMIVDELESNMHPLLTRKLVELFQSPEANRRGAQLILATHDSTLMEPTLFRRDQIWLVEKNEKGASEIFSLYDFKPKDRPRSTEAFQKHYMSGRYGGVPSFGPIFENLEIN